From Xylocopilactobacillus apis, a single genomic window includes:
- a CDS encoding cupredoxin domain-containing protein, which produces MINNLLVVIGALLLIGFISWWFFVPRKENAVNAKETKDHLQNVEVVVDGGYKPSTVVVKQGEPAEITFNRKDPSSCLEQVVFPDWGINEFLPEKEEHAIKIDTSKPGVYQYACGMDMFHGKVVVE; this is translated from the coding sequence ATGATTAATAATCTATTAGTAGTAATTGGGGCATTGTTGTTAATTGGTTTTATTAGTTGGTGGTTCTTTGTTCCCAGAAAAGAGAATGCAGTTAACGCAAAAGAGACCAAAGATCATCTGCAAAACGTTGAAGTTGTAGTTGATGGAGGCTATAAGCCAAGCACTGTTGTAGTTAAACAAGGTGAACCAGCGGAAATTACTTTTAATCGTAAAGATCCTTCAAGCTGTTTAGAGCAAGTCGTTTTTCCTGATTGGGGCATTAATGAGTTTTTGCCAGAAAAAGAGGAGCATGCGATTAAAATTGATACCAGTAAGCCAGGAGTTTATCAATATGCATGCGGGATGGATATGTTTCACGGAAAAGTTGTAGTTGAGTAG
- a CDS encoding cupredoxin domain-containing protein, with amino-acid sequence MQKAKIVINKGYKPDTVKFNKSDPAEITFVQEDSSDCLRQVQSKDLNFQVELPVGSEKTISIKTDQAGEFNFSCGMNMFHGKVIIE; translated from the coding sequence ATGCAAAAAGCAAAAATTGTGATTAATAAAGGTTACAAACCAGATACAGTAAAATTTAACAAGAGTGATCCAGCGGAAATAACATTTGTTCAGGAGGACTCTTCTGATTGTTTGAGACAAGTTCAGTCCAAAGATTTAAATTTTCAAGTTGAGCTGCCAGTTGGTTCTGAAAAGACAATTAGTATTAAGACCGATCAGGCAGGAGAATTCAATTTTAGTTGCGGCATGAACATGTTTCACGGGAAAGTCATCATCGAATGA
- a CDS encoding aspartate/glutamate racemase family protein, with protein sequence MKTIGLLGGMSWESTTDYYRLINETVKKELGGLHSAKCILYSVDFEEIEKYQFANQWDESARVLSDACRSLERAGADYIVICTNTMHKIVDQLQAQIKIPILHIADVTAKELNDHKIDRVGLLGTKFTMEEDFYKNRLIEKGIDVMIPDHDECEKVSSIIYDELCLGQINEDSKQFYLKIVDELHQKGAQGVILGCTEIGELIQQKDTKVPLFDTTRIHAVKAAEMAISK encoded by the coding sequence ATGAAAACAATTGGTTTACTCGGTGGAATGAGTTGGGAGAGTACAACGGATTATTACCGGCTAATTAACGAGACAGTGAAGAAGGAATTAGGCGGTCTTCATTCAGCTAAATGTATTTTATATAGTGTTGATTTTGAAGAAATTGAAAAATACCAATTTGCCAATCAATGGGATGAAAGCGCCCGAGTTTTAAGCGATGCATGTCGTTCTTTAGAACGGGCAGGGGCTGATTATATTGTGATCTGTACAAATACAATGCATAAAATTGTTGATCAACTTCAAGCTCAAATCAAAATTCCAATTCTTCACATTGCTGATGTAACTGCCAAAGAATTAAATGATCATAAGATTGATCGAGTAGGACTTCTTGGGACTAAATTTACGATGGAAGAAGATTTTTACAAAAATCGTCTGATCGAAAAAGGTATAGACGTCATGATACCTGATCATGATGAATGTGAGAAGGTCAGTTCAATTATTTATGATGAATTGTGTCTCGGTCAAATTAACGAAGATTCAAAGCAATTTTATCTTAAAATAGTCGATGAATTGCATCAAAAAGGAGCTCAGGGAGTAATTCTGGGATGTACTGAAATTGGTGAACTGATTCAACAAAAAGATACCAAAGTTCCTTTGTTTGATACCACACGCATTCATGCCGTTAAAGCGGCTGAGATGGCGATTAGTAAGTAG
- a CDS encoding TetR/AcrR family transcriptional regulator: MNGKQKIAEQSRVWLWESLLKLLETNDYSEITITEIAQHADLTRKTFYNSFKNKDELLAYGYLKIIDTFIHEMVKIPLTERTAEHSLELFVNFWWDQKSFIQLLMRKKIYQKFMEVWQEQAINRYLEYNTTWKSNDPLENKFQASFVFGGLSNILATWLSSDEPMPPDQMMELIMKIIPK, from the coding sequence ATGAACGGAAAACAAAAAATAGCCGAACAATCACGAGTTTGGCTTTGGGAATCATTGCTTAAATTATTAGAAACTAACGACTACAGCGAAATTACGATCACTGAAATTGCTCAACACGCTGATTTAACGCGAAAGACTTTTTATAATTCTTTTAAAAACAAAGATGAGCTTTTGGCATACGGCTATCTCAAAATTATAGATACCTTTATTCATGAAATGGTAAAGATTCCACTTACTGAAAGGACGGCGGAGCATTCACTTGAACTGTTTGTTAATTTCTGGTGGGATCAAAAATCATTTATTCAACTTTTGATGAGAAAAAAAATCTATCAAAAATTTATGGAAGTTTGGCAAGAGCAAGCAATCAATCGCTACTTGGAATACAACACCACCTGGAAGTCTAATGATCCATTGGAAAATAAATTCCAAGCCAGCTTTGTTTTTGGAGGACTAAGCAATATTCTTGCGACCTGGCTTAGCAGTGATGAACCAATGCCTCCTGATCAGATGATGGAACTAATTATGAAAATTATTCCAAAATAA
- a CDS encoding ABC transporter ATP-binding protein: protein MKFIEVKDMVKEFRTGKSVIRALNNISFGIDQGSFNVILGPSGSGKTTMLNMLGGMDTLTSGSINIDGQKVSSLNESQLTDYRRYYVGFVFQFYNIIPSLNVFENVDLVKNLGGSDFDPKEILESVGLKDRINNFPQDLSGGELQRVSIARAICKNPKILLCDEPTGALDTKTGQTVLQILSSMATKYKKTVIVVTHNSKIEAMGDQVIKIKDGNLEDVIQNKNPKKTTEIEW, encoded by the coding sequence ATGAAATTTATTGAAGTTAAGGACATGGTGAAGGAATTTCGAACTGGGAAAAGTGTTATTAGAGCGCTAAACAATATTAGTTTTGGGATTGATCAAGGGTCGTTCAATGTGATCTTAGGACCAAGTGGGTCTGGCAAAACAACGATGTTAAATATGCTTGGCGGCATGGATACTTTAACTAGTGGTTCGATCAACATCGATGGGCAGAAAGTTTCAAGTTTAAACGAGTCTCAGCTCACTGATTATCGGCGTTACTACGTGGGTTTTGTTTTTCAATTTTATAACATTATTCCATCGCTCAACGTTTTTGAAAACGTGGATTTGGTAAAAAATTTAGGTGGATCTGATTTTGATCCGAAAGAGATTCTCGAATCTGTCGGTTTAAAAGACCGAATAAATAATTTTCCGCAAGATTTATCAGGTGGAGAGCTGCAAAGAGTTTCAATTGCCAGAGCAATTTGTAAGAATCCAAAAATTTTGCTTTGTGATGAACCAACAGGAGCGCTGGATACAAAAACGGGTCAAACAGTGTTACAGATATTATCTTCAATGGCAACTAAATATAAGAAAACTGTCATTGTTGTTACTCACAACTCGAAAATTGAAGCGATGGGTGACCAAGTCATCAAAATAAAGGACGGTAACTTAGAGGATGTTATTCAAAATAAAAATCCTAAAAAAACTACCGAAATTGAGTGGTGA
- a CDS encoding ABC transporter permease, which yields MFKILLHKNLRDFKSNFSEFFSIFILSLISILVFAGLYSASNGMEHEFNSWAQSSKMADEWVTVKGANSNDIHKLLKKKSVKDVQKQYVFNSYTGSTESKKMLQTVVINNNKISKPDIGSGKKISFQTEGVWLDQKFARSNKYHVGDYIDLDSGNGEKSFEIKGLIVSPNYIGYTGPNNNIIADHKRYGYVITNTRTMSVPKNQFNQVLVTKNKGYSGKRLEKDTRNALSTKVISLVDRNTFNNVSKFINKYNSITKMAVMFSLILFLLVLLVTQTTISRLVNNQRNIIGLFRALGLKKRSIIAHYSIYGVITTFLGGLAGAFLGMEFISKLILSKQEPLFGVPVWQARISNLTWIILGVLVLISLMASIWKIMQILKNKTAEILQKETVTNSSKNIFEYFPNFWNNLRWNWKWVLRDKSRAKSKELIGVIGIVGSLMLLIASIGIEQSLNKTNHDTYTNVFQYQTELKISPLKHQESFKNLKNKLGADDQEIEQTSLNIRTSQGEAVTSGNIISKGIYLKLPLESNRTVNLQAKNGVYVTNFAAKKLNIKTGDNVEINSAAMVNKKIVPILGIIKISSPQGIYLSKNYWEDLKQPFVPTSLYTTHNINKSIKHNKSVDQVKTIDENLNDTNKLLDSFKSIIVLLIVFSLFLSWFVLYNLGMLNFTERYREYATMRVLGFRLNEIRSVIIKDNLLTWLEGTIIGIPLGLAFLKAYVSIANSDTSEFFSYISIGGLVIAGGILFVNVVLIAWLISHHIKKVDMASALKSVD from the coding sequence ATGTTTAAAATTTTATTACATAAAAACTTAAGAGATTTTAAAAGTAACTTTTCAGAATTTTTTTCAATCTTTATTCTTTCATTAATCAGCATTTTAGTTTTTGCAGGCTTGTATTCAGCAAGTAATGGAATGGAGCATGAATTTAATTCATGGGCTCAAAGCTCAAAGATGGCAGATGAATGGGTGACCGTAAAGGGAGCAAACTCTAATGACATTCATAAATTACTCAAAAAGAAAAGCGTTAAAGATGTTCAAAAGCAGTACGTTTTTAATTCGTACACTGGTTCAACAGAATCAAAAAAGATGTTACAAACAGTCGTCATTAACAATAATAAAATTTCTAAACCTGATATCGGATCGGGAAAGAAGATTTCTTTTCAAACAGAGGGAGTTTGGCTTGATCAGAAGTTTGCAAGATCAAATAAATATCATGTTGGAGATTACATTGATTTAGATTCAGGGAATGGAGAAAAATCCTTTGAAATTAAAGGACTTATTGTTAGTCCAAATTATATTGGTTATACCGGCCCCAATAATAATATAATTGCAGATCATAAAAGATATGGTTATGTGATAACTAATACCAGGACAATGTCGGTACCCAAAAATCAATTTAATCAAGTATTGGTTACTAAAAATAAGGGTTATTCAGGGAAAAGGTTAGAAAAAGATACCAGAAATGCTTTATCAACTAAAGTAATTTCTTTGGTCGATCGCAACACTTTCAATAATGTATCTAAATTTATCAACAAATATAATAGCATTACAAAAATGGCTGTAATGTTTAGTCTGATATTATTCTTGTTAGTATTATTGGTAACTCAAACAACGATTTCAAGATTGGTTAATAATCAAAGGAATATTATTGGGCTTTTTCGAGCACTAGGATTAAAGAAAAGATCCATAATTGCTCATTACAGTATCTATGGAGTCATTACCACTTTTCTTGGTGGATTAGCCGGAGCCTTTTTAGGAATGGAATTCATTTCGAAACTAATTTTAAGTAAGCAAGAACCGCTTTTTGGAGTTCCTGTGTGGCAGGCGAGGATCAGTAATTTAACATGGATAATCCTCGGAGTCTTAGTTTTAATTAGTTTAATGGCATCGATTTGGAAAATAATGCAAATCTTAAAAAATAAGACTGCTGAAATCCTACAGAAAGAAACGGTCACCAATTCTTCAAAAAATATTTTTGAATATTTTCCGAACTTTTGGAATAATCTTCGTTGGAATTGGAAATGGGTTCTAAGAGATAAATCGAGGGCAAAATCAAAGGAATTGATTGGAGTGATTGGAATTGTTGGTTCTTTAATGCTTTTAATTGCTAGTATTGGGATTGAGCAGTCTTTAAATAAAACTAATCATGATACTTATACAAATGTTTTCCAATATCAGACAGAGTTAAAAATTTCTCCTCTTAAACATCAAGAATCCTTTAAAAATCTTAAAAATAAGTTAGGTGCTGATGATCAAGAAATTGAACAGACATCATTAAACATTCGAACATCGCAGGGAGAAGCTGTCACCTCAGGTAATATAATTTCAAAAGGGATCTATTTAAAACTACCGCTAGAAAGCAATCGAACCGTTAATCTTCAAGCTAAAAACGGGGTATATGTAACTAATTTTGCAGCTAAAAAATTAAATATCAAAACTGGCGATAATGTCGAGATTAATAGCGCAGCGATGGTTAACAAAAAAATTGTTCCAATTTTGGGAATTATTAAAATTAGTTCTCCACAAGGAATTTATTTAAGTAAAAATTATTGGGAAGATCTGAAACAGCCATTCGTTCCAACCTCTCTTTATACGACTCATAACATTAATAAATCGATTAAACATAATAAGTCTGTCGATCAGGTAAAAACTATCGACGAAAATTTAAATGACACCAATAAATTATTAGATTCATTTAAAAGCATTATTGTTTTGTTAATCGTATTCTCACTATTTTTAAGTTGGTTTGTTTTATATAACTTAGGCATGCTTAACTTTACTGAAAGGTATCGTGAATATGCGACGATGAGAGTATTAGGCTTTCGACTGAACGAGATTCGGTCAGTAATAATTAAAGATAATCTGTTGACTTGGTTGGAAGGAACCATTATTGGGATTCCTTTGGGATTGGCATTTTTGAAAGCTTATGTTTCGATTGCGAACAGTGATACAAGTGAATTTTTCTCATATATAAGTATCGGAGGGCTAGTGATTGCCGGTGGAATTTTATTCGTTAATGTAGTATTAATTGCATGGTTAATTTCACATCACATCAAAAAAGTCGACATGGCTTCAGCGCTTAAAAGTGTGGATTAG
- a CDS encoding type II toxin-antitoxin system Phd/YefM family antitoxin produces MTVKKVTLKNLQNNFNIFADEVVQYNDTLIITQPNQKNVVMISESEYDSWQETNYLLNTKANREALKESIEELNNKNVHSFNPD; encoded by the coding sequence ATGACAGTTAAAAAAGTGACATTGAAGAATTTACAAAATAATTTCAACATATTTGCTGATGAAGTTGTTCAATACAATGATACTTTAATTATCACCCAACCAAATCAAAAAAATGTTGTGATGATTTCTGAATCAGAATACGATTCTTGGCAGGAGACCAATTATCTTTTAAATACAAAAGCCAATCGAGAAGCACTAAAAGAATCGATTGAAGAATTAAATAACAAAAATGTTCATTCTTTTAACCCTGATTAA
- a CDS encoding sensor histidine kinase, with translation MLKTFKKKILLLQISLISLVFLAALISIFTIFSHEQEKLIDKSMESIVSQATSSIQGSLPDPKENTQSNEISSFESSAVVEDSNNIFFNAKLNKDRTIKEMLAPFIKKNNYKKIVAAVKKDGHNKGKVVVNGHTWKYQISNASKPNFSNENGQIAVSTEVDHNSLMLSCLDITANQELIKKTGLLFLYVGIVALLLILALSFYFTNLFFKPVKKTWESQQRFIADASHELKTPVSIINANVDVLLSEPENTIVSQEKWINNILHGTKRMEKLIERMLKLSRIESGELPIQNKEVNLSKILESEIDQMAAIITKKELQIDNQINSTVTVNTDEDLVQQIFQALLENAVKYTPKGGLIKLILNKSANGASFIVKNSGSPISSKDLSSLFERFYRVDQSREGKSNSFGMGLAIAKACADKLNGKLSAENGSDGLVTFIFEI, from the coding sequence ATGCTTAAAACTTTTAAAAAGAAGATTTTACTGCTTCAAATTAGTCTAATCTCGCTTGTTTTTTTGGCTGCTCTTATTTCTATTTTTACAATTTTTTCGCATGAACAAGAAAAGCTCATTGACAAATCAATGGAATCTATCGTGAGCCAAGCAACTTCGTCAATTCAAGGATCTTTACCTGATCCAAAAGAAAACACTCAAAGTAATGAGATTTCATCATTTGAATCATCAGCCGTGGTTGAGGACAGCAACAATATTTTTTTCAATGCAAAGTTAAATAAAGATCGTACTATTAAAGAGATGTTAGCTCCTTTTATTAAAAAAAATAATTATAAAAAAATCGTCGCTGCTGTCAAAAAAGACGGTCACAACAAAGGAAAAGTTGTTGTTAATGGCCATACGTGGAAATATCAGATTTCAAACGCTTCTAAGCCTAATTTTAGCAACGAAAACGGTCAAATCGCGGTTAGTACAGAAGTTGATCATAATTCTTTAATGCTATCCTGTCTTGATATTACTGCAAATCAAGAATTAATTAAGAAAACTGGATTATTATTCCTTTATGTTGGAATCGTTGCCTTATTGTTGATCTTAGCCCTCAGCTTTTACTTTACAAACCTGTTCTTTAAACCCGTAAAAAAGACTTGGGAGAGTCAGCAGAGATTTATTGCCGATGCTTCACATGAGCTGAAAACCCCAGTTTCTATTATCAATGCTAATGTAGATGTTTTACTTTCTGAACCTGAAAATACGATTGTCTCGCAAGAAAAATGGATTAATAACATTTTGCACGGGACGAAACGAATGGAGAAGCTCATTGAACGAATGCTCAAACTATCTCGCATTGAAAGCGGTGAGCTTCCAATTCAAAATAAAGAAGTGAATCTAAGTAAAATCTTAGAGAGCGAAATTGACCAAATGGCTGCCATTATTACTAAAAAAGAACTTCAGATTGATAATCAAATTAATTCTACGGTAACAGTTAATACGGATGAAGATTTAGTTCAGCAAATTTTTCAAGCTCTATTAGAAAATGCCGTGAAATACACTCCCAAAGGTGGTTTAATCAAATTAATTTTAAATAAAAGTGCAAATGGAGCTAGTTTTATAGTCAAAAATAGTGGGTCGCCAATTTCCTCGAAAGATCTATCCTCTCTCTTTGAACGATTTTATCGTGTCGATCAATCAAGAGAAGGTAAAAGTAACAGCTTTGGGATGGGACTTGCTATTGCAAAGGCTTGTGCCGACAAACTAAACGGTAAGCTCTCAGCCGAAAATGGCAGCGACGGACTCGTCACTTTTATTTTTGAAATTTAA
- a CDS encoding response regulator transcription factor, whose translation MRILIIEDEAAIADAVAEVLKRNSYLVDVVYDGEDGRDCALSAIYDLIILDIMLPKIDGIEILKEIRKNKISVPIIMLTAKGQTEDKIVGLDSGADDYITKPFHVDELLARIRAIERRPQSLEVQGLHFGDLTFNPHTHELNCQENEVTLSPKEAKVIEVLIRNKTIATSKELLIEKIWGYDSDAVDNNVEIQMYFLRKKLKSLKSTVSIKTIRGSGYLLDSGNNNA comes from the coding sequence ATGAGAATTTTAATAATAGAAGATGAAGCTGCGATTGCTGATGCAGTTGCAGAAGTACTAAAAAGAAATAGTTATTTAGTTGATGTTGTCTACGATGGTGAAGATGGGCGAGATTGTGCCCTAAGTGCAATTTATGACTTAATTATCTTAGATATCATGCTTCCCAAAATTGATGGAATCGAGATTCTAAAAGAAATTCGTAAAAATAAAATTTCGGTCCCCATAATTATGCTTACAGCTAAAGGACAAACTGAAGATAAAATTGTGGGACTGGATAGCGGTGCAGACGATTATATAACTAAACCTTTTCATGTTGACGAATTACTGGCAAGAATTAGAGCTATCGAGCGGCGACCACAAAGCCTTGAGGTTCAAGGACTTCATTTTGGCGACTTAACTTTTAATCCTCATACTCATGAACTTAACTGCCAAGAAAATGAAGTCACTCTATCTCCAAAAGAAGCTAAAGTAATTGAAGTTTTAATTCGTAATAAAACAATAGCGACTTCAAAAGAACTTTTGATCGAAAAAATATGGGGCTACGATTCTGATGCTGTTGATAATAATGTTGAGATCCAAATGTATTTTTTACGCAAAAAACTAAAATCACTTAAATCCACAGTTTCTATTAAAACAATCAGAGGCTCTGGCTATCTCTTAGATTCAGGTAACAATAATGCTTAA